The Erigeron canadensis isolate Cc75 chromosome 4, C_canadensis_v1, whole genome shotgun sequence genome window below encodes:
- the LOC122597241 gene encoding F-box/FBD/LRR-repeat protein At1g13570-like has product MEVVKSMRGLAMDIISTLPQDITTRILSRMPIRDALRTSILSRKWRYCWRRVSTISFEDKMFEGLNYSKEIMKHKVANAIFHVLLLHTSPLLKFSLSIDVDMESELDQIIIYLSRSDTLQELSLENNSAKHYKLPCSFFSLRELWYLRVTNFHLGTSLTSNGFSKLTCLTLTNVEISSHALKYLLTNCPLLGELYLLGDEPKMIGENSVTSVELYECLPSIQKLGFSEYYLKYFGAGGMPHKLPNSSFQVKYLILSLCLRDRDALSSALYLIKNSPNLTTLSIKTITRPTSTDPLDLEDYSDLKLDHLHNLWMHGIRNLDMDLKFLKLVLAKAPVLKKAFMELDYNLPLLSDLQVLAELTRVPFPCASSSAQLFIERPNTSPSSYLPFFLPDMFTQHPNICTFEPWFFSCFYQNKSSE; this is encoded by the exons ATGGAAGTTGTTAAATCCATGAGAGGCTTGGCCATGGATATAATCAGCACCCTTCCTCAAGACATAACCACACGAATTCTAAGTCGTATGCCCATCCGAGATGCATTGAGGACAAGCATTTTGTCAAGAAAGTGGAGATATTGCTGGAGGAGAGTTTCTACAATCTCATTTGAAGACAAAATGTTTGAAGGGTTAAACTATAGCAAAGAAATTATGAAGCATAAAGTTGCTAATGCCATCTTCCACGTTTTGCTGCTACACACTAGTCCGCTTCTCAAGTTTTCTTTATCAATAGATGTTGACATGGAATCTGAGCTCGACCAGATTATTATCTATCTCTCAAGGAGCGATACATTGCAAGAGTTGTCCTTAGAAAACAATTCAGCCAAGCACTACAAGCTACCTTGTTCCTTTTTTTCATTACGAGAATTATGGTACTTACGGGTCACAAATTTTCATCTTGGGACTTCGTTAACATCCAATGGGTTTAGTAAGTTGACGTGCCTGACGTTGACCAATGTGGAGATTAGTTCCCATGCGCTAAAATATTTGCTTACCAACTGCCCGCTACTCGGGGAATTGTATTTG CTGGGAGACGAGCCAAAGATGATAGGCGAAAATAGCGTCACGTCTGTTGAGTTGTATGAGTGTTTGCCTTCAATTCAGAAGTTGGGATTTTCAGAATACTATCTGAAG TACTTCGGTGCAGGTGGTATGCCACATAAGCTCCCAAATTCATCATTCCAAGTCAAATATCTCATTTTGAGTTTGTGCCTAAGGGATCGAGATGCTCTTTCAAGTGCCCTTTATTTGATTAAGAACTCCCCAAATTTAACAACACTTTCAATCAAG ACAATTACTCGACCAACTTCCACGGATCCTCTTGATCTTGAAGACTACTCGGACTTGAAGTTGGATCATCTTCACAACTTGTGGATGCATGGTATCAGAAACTTAGATATGGACTTAAAATTTCTAAAGCTCGTCTTGGCTAAGGCACCTGTGCTAAAGAAAGCCTTTATGGAGCTTGACTATAATCTTCCTCTTTTATCAGACCTACAGGTGTTGGCAGAATTAACAAGGGTGCCATTTCCATGTGCATCATCTTCAGCACAATTGTTTATTGAACGCCCAAACACTTCCCCTTCCTCCTATCTTCCTTTCTTTCTACCAGATATGTTTACTCAACACCCAAACATTTGCACATTTGAACCTTGGTTTTTCTCATGTTTTTACCAAAATAAGAGTAGTGAGTGA
- the LOC122595010 gene encoding uncharacterized protein LOC122595010, which yields MDREALSCALYLIKNSPNLTTLSIRSSSRSSSTDSLDLEVFPDFKLDHLQNLWIVAMRILPIEFKFLKLLMSRASMLKQAFVEVDSSVYSLEDLKVFKESIWEPYPIAS from the exons ATGGATCGAGAAGCTCTTTCGTGTGCCCTCTATTTGATTAAGAACTCCCCAAATTTAACAACACTTTCGATCAGG TCAAGTAGTCGATCATCTTCCACGGATTCTCTTGATCTTGAAGTCTTCCCGGACTTCAAGTTGGATCATCTTCAAAATTTGTGGATCGTTGCTATGAGAATCTTGCCTATTGAGTTTAAATTTTTGAAGCTTCTCATGTCAAGGGCATCTATGCTAAAGCAAGCCTTTGTGGAGGTTGATTCTAGTGTTTATAGTCTGGAAGACCTGAAGGTGTTTAAAGAATCAATATGGGAGCCATATCCGATTGCATCATGA